From Sceloporus undulatus isolate JIND9_A2432 ecotype Alabama chromosome 6, SceUnd_v1.1, whole genome shotgun sequence, one genomic window encodes:
- the ZFHX2 gene encoding zinc finger homeobox protein 2 isoform X2, which produces MDTSSNSASSCSSIAVPPADGQDDRATVRPPQGSPASPATKEPPLLDPSSSASPTPDETMRPCSSSQATLSSAKLPAAILSTSQLQVDCGLATQNQSPSPQATSPEEDEKKQEAEGGDEEEDGGHKAQLFFSAEGSAYLLSGGHVLLPKGSPSTTAPPVSILHVQCGGGPNQGFMSTDQMSQNTSAPGEWTPHGAFYSYRLAGPAARTTSAKNTPTKPKDAPTAHGEDEENPKGEANLGQEEELPGMPICLCLICRLSFCRGRSLATHAHAVHGVQLSPNECQALTRGASAVFQGTTLGFLEPNNPTIRADLNARMCSRWVNVTEEKEEEKKETKSPESQCEPPDAKDSRVGSAQRAKGGMEDKLEEKEEEEEAVAASAAENHKEEDRLLPDQSSHGQSSPMGANTPLSETPQMNANNSDTTTSVGLPKEDINMEFGSELAEVGSAHEAPCAELGGEEVGNTGAAKLSNSLPTNTEGAGIGLAHDITTADLAHPASNVGMANDMANIVFEVNNGLNNNSHNGGPSLSFGEDFTTMAYSGLTLSGHMSLLHSRNSCKTLKCPKCNWHYKYQQTLDVHMKEKHPENNSHCAYCSTGGPHPRLARGESYNCGYKPYRCEACNYSTTTKGNLSIHMQSDKHLANLQGYQATGGGGTPSVVAPPVAPSPSSPEEKESKGKSSWQCKVCSYETNISRNLRIHMTSEKHMQNMLLLHQGLPLALPGLLGQPQTAPGGKAQTELFQFYGAQALGHSHHPHSHHAHSGGNPSLRSDKPMEQTQLLLNGGFPHLSATGRKMAALGSAPTSLSPETTAPSPLPPHSGSDLAAPQRLFGCLVCQAFSTDSLEALLRHASAPRSLPETEWKEVSGDLHRCRLCAYGTQLKANFQLHLKTDKHALKFQLAAHLREGGNIGAHLGADLPLGPPLHLHCNLCEYETNSKEKMRLHVAGAGHQEALQGYKFLLEMEATSATSTAGPESTQFRCLLCNTDTPNRLLMIQHLRSPQHRDAHGQWRLQLLQNGESTPGLERYICFAPANIASNDPAGKETTSEVSSPEKESQNKIRTSGSDEAETKAGGVGDTTVFCCPYCNYVDQTTEAVRAHAISQHAVQPKFRCPLCQEQLVGRTNLHFHLSHIHNVVPECVEKLLLVATTVEMTFTTKVIPGLSLSPDPPKPGGTPSSEQGSGNEPKSPLVALTMGEKTPPASMLCPGSPPPPASPTLSADPPEKPPPVSSPPPPPPPPPPPPPPPPPPPPVAPPESEDEDPSRSNATSEEQLPPSQVPSDTPDVSLLTPPNQDPRHPLSYRKATNFALDKFLDPARPYKCTVCKESFTQKNILLVHYNSVSHLHKMKKASADPSAPSRGESGTSGALQPSSDKPYKCTTCRVSYNQSSTLEIHMRSVLHQTRSRVAKMEAAGKVELPPTESEHPSETPLEIEAPNCVQMPALPFLAPSTAELPRFPTPIFTPPLLPPFPLVPESLLKLQQQQQQLLLPFYLHDLKVAPKLALATPALTLPTTPPVLLPSMPAKEEQAPPPVNNSKPEPTEEAEVEEAEGSQPGNEASRTAAKALLENFGFELVIQYNEGKQPVAAAPTIAPRPPVGKLQCGACGKQFSNMLILKTHEEHVHRRFLPFEALNRYAAQFRKSYDSMYPPMPPTLPIETTTTAMSAATTTTTTTTTTSMETTTVTVTPASLPLEIPSLCPPFLMQPMPVVVPPPESEPPRVSPECLKSLWFRGEDEEGGSASGVLDPLRGSFPTTRRFSRTKFTEFQSQALQSFFESSAYPKDGEVERLSALLGLPNRVIVVWFQNARQKARKCGGGEAGMGSGNANTQPSCKKCRVSFRCIFELVRHLKKCYNDQPEEGDGDGAEEENESPEDEEQEEEEEEQQQQEPSGTEGETKMDSTEEKAVEEQPVPADPPDISSNHACDQCTAKFSSADLLSIHCVSHMPATATPLATTAPQPSLDLAPLVYGERTAYPDSSRAQKRKHEDGSLSPTGSECASVAGGDGEPPRDKRLRTTILPEQLEILYRWYMQDSNPTRKMLDCISEEVGLKKRVVQVWFQNTRARERKGQFRCNTSTTNPNSKPSPGLPTAFPKFSPSPRDPPILYGASFTSSLPAMSLHPLPAKPEVSADLQTQEETVEEEMPKENEDRSLSGGELSDSSSSSSSLTDLDFSGSRRSRAMDGGSGGMQDSLGQRRYRTQMSSLQLKIMKACYEAYRTPTMQECEVLGEEIGLPKRVIQVWFQNARAKEKKAKASTGGTSGGDEGPLNAQAQSECPYCEVKYDFYVSCRGHLFSRGHLARLKEAIKAQLKSESKCYELVPDKGTPSPTRLGTSMPPATVPSSLGSMASFVPGPSSSSGVLSTPLASTQPGPPLPQHLTPEPSQHGPSTEPAPAPETTLSDSQADPTPNSAQEPSLSSTATLKNLKTLKATVPALLGGQFLPFPLPAATATAPSLFGAQLPGAYFQQLYGMKKGLFPMNPVIPQTLMGLLPSPLLPTPTPEPPVEVSEAPGISTVDVTHQYLCRQCKAAFESEGAAAAHQAAFCYFGRQPPAAPPPLRVPVCTYHCLACEVLVSGREALGAHLRSSAHRRKAGSNAATASVFAKEESKLPHSDSNPKSNATSTTLLAL; this is translated from the exons ATGGACACCTCCTCTAactctgcctcctcctgctcctccattGCTGTCCCTCCGGCCGACGGGCAGGATGACAGGGCCACGGTTCGGCCCCCTCAGGGCTCTCCTGCCTCTCCAGCCACCAAAGAACCCCCCCTCTTGgacccttcctcctctgcctccccgaCTCCTGACGAAACCATGAGGCCCTGCTCCAGTTCCCAAGCAACACTTAGTTCTGCAAAGCTCCCGGCagccatcttgtccacatcacAGCTCCAAGTGGACTGTGGCCTAGCGACACAAAACCAGTCCCCCTCCCCACAAGCAACGTCCCCTGAAGAAGATGAAAAAAAGCAAGAAGCTGAAGGTGGAGATGAGGAAGAAGATGGCGGACACAAGGCCCAGCTCTTCTTCTCCGCCGAAGGCTCAGCTTATCTCCTCAGTGGCGGCCATGTTCTCTTACCAAAGGGCTCCCCTAGCACCACAGCTCCCCCAGTGTCCATCCTCCACGTCCAGTGCGGTGGAGGCCCTAACCAAGGCTTTATGTCTACTGACCAAATGTCCCAGAATACCTCAGCGCCAGGTGAGTGGACTCCTCACGGCGCCTTCTACAGTTACCGACTGGCCGGGCCTGCCGCTCGAACCACATCTGCCAAAAACACTCCCACCAAACCCAAAGATGCCCCCACCGCCCATGGGGAGGATGAGGAAAACCCCAAAGGGGAAGCCAACCTTGGCCAAGAAGAGGAGCTACCAGGGATGCCCATCTGTCTTTGCCTAATATGCCGCCTCTCTTTCTGCCGGGGCCGCTCATTGGCAACTCATGCCCATGCAGTCCATGGAGTGCAGCTGAGTCCCAATGAATGCCAGGCCCTGACCAGAGGGGCTTCTGCCGTGTTCCAGGGCACCACACTTGGCTTCCTAGAACCAAATAACCCCACCATCAGGGCAGACCTCAATGCCAGAATGTGTAGCAGATGGGTGAATGTaacagaagagaaggaagaggagaagaaagagacaaagagCCCAGAAAGTCAATGCGAGCCACCTGATGCCAAAGATTCAAGGGTCGGCAGTGCGCAGAGGGCCAAGGGGGGCATGGAGGATAAactagaagaaaaagaggaggaggaggaggcagtagcAGCGTCGGCAGCTGAAAACCACAAAGAGGAAGACAGGCTTCTTCCAGACCAAAGCTCACATGGCCAAAGCTCACCCATGGGTGCTAACACCCCCCTCTCAGAGACACCACAGATGAATGCCAACAACTCTGATACCACAACAAGTGTTGGGTTGCCCAAGGAAGACATCAACATGGAGTTTGGCAGTGAACTTGCAGAGGTTGGATCAGCTCATGAGGCTCCTTGTGCGGAATTAGGGGGCGAAGAAGTTGGCAACACCGGAGCAGCCAAACTTAGTAACAGCCTACCCACTAACACAGAAGGTGCTGGCATTGGGTTGGCCCATGATATCACTACTGCTGATTTGGCCCACCCTGCCAGCAATGTTGGGATGGCCAATGACATGGCTAACATTGTTTTTGAAGTCAATAATGGgttaaacaacaacagccacaatgGAGGGCCCAGCCTTTCCTTTGGGGAGGATTTTACCACCATGGCCTACTCTGGGTTGACCTTATCTGGCCATATGTCCCTGCTTCATTCACGCAACTCCTGCAAGACTCTTAAATGTCCAAAGTGCAACTGGCATTACAAGTACCAGCAAACCTTGGACGTGCACATGAAGGAGAAACATCCTGAGAACAACAGCCACTGCGCATATTGTAGCACAGGAGGACCACATCCTCGCCTGGCCAGAGGCGAGAGCTACAACTGTGGCTACAAACCCTACCGTTGCGAGGCCTGTAACTACTCCACCACCACCAAGGGCAACCTCAGCATCCACATGCAGTCTGACAAGCACTTAGCCAACCTGCAGGGCTACCAGGCCACAGGAGGAGGCGGGACCCCCTCGGTGGTGGCCCCTCCAGTGGCTCCTTCCCCATCTTCCCCCGAGGAGAAGGAATCAAAAGGCAAATCCTCCTGGCAGTGCAAAGTGTGCAGCTATGAGACAAACATTTCCCGCAACCTGCGGATCCACATGACATCCGAGAAGCACATGCAGAACATGCTCTTGCTCCATCAAGGGTTGCCCTTGGCTCTGCCTGGACTCCTGGGGCAACCCCAAACCGCACCAGGAGGCAAAGCACAGACAGagctcttccagttctatggGGCACAGGCCCTCGGACATTCCCACCACCCACATTCCCACCATGCTCATTCTGGGGGCAACCCAAGCCTGCGGAGCGACAAGCCCATGGAGCAAACCCAACTTTTACTCAATGGAGGCTTCCCACACCTCAGTGCAACTGGAAGGAAGATGGCTGCCTTGGGGTCAG CTCCTACATCACTTTCTCCAGAGACAACCGCCCCTTCTCCATTGCCACCCCATTCTGGATCAGACTTGGCAGCTCCCCAGAGATTGTTTGGCTGTCTAGTGTGCCAGGCTTTCAGCACCGACAGCCTGGAGGCCTTGCTGCGCCATGCTTCAGCGCCACGCTCTCTGCCTGAGACTGAGTGGAAAGAGGTGTCTGGTGATTTGCACCGGTGCAGGCTCTGCGCATATGGCACCCAGCTGAAAGCTAACTTCCAACTCCATCTCAAGACAGACAAGCACGCCTTGAAGTTCCAGCTGGCGGCCCACCTGCGTGAAGGGGGCAACATTGGAGCCCACCTCGGGGCGGACCTCCCACTTGGCCCACCCCTTCACTTGCATTGCAACCTCTGCGAATATGAGACCAACAGCAAGGAAAAGATGCGGTTGCATGTGGCGGGAGCTGGACACCAGGAGGCACTGCAAGGTTACAAG TTTCTTCTGGAAATGGAGGCAACATCAGCAACATCCACAGCAGGTCCTGAATCTACCCAGTTCCGCTGCCTCCTATGCAACACGGATACTCCAAACCGCCTATTGATGATCCAGCACCTCCGGTCCCCTCAGCATCGTGATGCTCATGGCCAGTGGCGCCTCCAGCTACTTCAGAATGGGGAGAGCACTCCGGGTCTTGAGAGATACATCTGTTTTGCTCCCGCAAACATCGCCAGTAATGATCCTGCAG GGAAGGAAACTACATCAGAAGTCTCATCCCCTGAAAAAGAATCGCAGAATAAAATCCGGACGTCTG GTTCTGATGAAGCTGAAACAAAAGCCGGAGGTGTGGGCGACACTACA GTGTTCTGCTGTCCATACTGCAACTATGTTGACCAGACCACAGAAGCTGTGCGGGCTCATGCCATCTCCCAGCATGCCGTGCAGCCCAAGTTCCGCTGCccgctgtgccaggagcagctggTGGGCCGCACCAACCTCCACTTTCACCTCAGCCACATTCACAACGTGGTGCCTGAATGTGTGGAGAAGCTATTGCTAGTG GCCACCACTGTGGAAATGACCTTTACCACCAAAGTTATTCCTGGTCTCAGCCTCTCTCCTGACCCACCAAAGCCAGGCGGGACACCCAGCTCAGAGCAAGGGTCTGGAAATGAACCCAAGAGCCCCCTTGTTG CACTAACTATGGGTGAGAAAACTCCTCCAGCTTCCATGCTTTGTCctggatctcctcctcctcctgcctcccctACTCTTTCTGCAGACCCTCCAGAAAAGCCACCTCCTGtctcttcaccaccaccaccaccacctcctcctccgccgcctccaccaccaccaccacctcctcctccagttgCTCCTCCAGAGTCTGAAGATGAAGATCCTTCTCGATCAAATGCTACATCTGAGGAGcagctgccaccatcacaggttccATCTGATACTCCTGATGTCTCACTGCTTACCCCTCCCAACCAAGATCCCCGGCATCCCCTTTCCTACCGCAAGGCAACCAATTTTGCCTTAGATAAGTTTTTAGACCCTGCCCGTCCATATAAATGTACGGTATGTAAGGAATCCTTCACTCAGAAGAACATTCTCTTGGTGCACTACAACTCTGTCTCCCACCTACACAAGATGAAGAAGGCCTCAGCCGATCCTTCAGCACCATCCCGGGGTGAGTCAGGAACCTCCGGAGCTCTCCAGCCATCTTCAGACAAGCCCTACAAATGTACCACTTGCCGGGTCTCGTACAACCAGAGTTCTACTTTGGAGATCCACATGCGCTCAGTTCTGCACCAGACCCGTTCCCGTGTAGCCAAGATGGAAGCTGCTGGCAAAGTGGAGCTGCCACCCACTGAATCAGAACACCCAAGTGAGACACCGCTGGAAATCGAGGCCCCCAACTGTGTGCAGATGCCAGCGCTTCCATTTTTGGCACCATCCACAGCAGAACTACCACGCTTCCCCACACCCATATTTACACCCCcgcttcttccaccttttccaTTGGTACCAGAGTCCCTCTTaaaactgcagcagcagcagcagcaacttctACTACCCTTTTATTTACATGATCTGAAGGTGGCCCCCAAGTTGGCTTTAGCAACCCCAGCACTGACACTCCCAACCACCCCACCTGTGCTGCTGCCATCTATGCCAGCCAAGGAGGAGCAAGCACCACCACCTGTCAACAACTCTAAACCAGAACCAACAGAAGAGGCTGAAGTGGAGGAAGCTGAGGGGAGTCAACCGGGAAATGAGGCATCACGAACGGCAGCCAAAGCCCTTCTGGAGAACTTTGGCTTTGAGCTTGTGATCCAGTACAATGAGGGCAAGCAGCCTGTGGCAGCTGCTCCAACCATTGCCCCACGACCTCCGGTGGGTAAGCTGCAGTGTGGTGCCTGTGGGAAACAGTTCTCCAACATGCTGATCCTAAAAACACATGAGGAGCATGTGCACCGGCGGTTCCTGCCTTTTGAGGCACTCAATCGCTACGCTGCACAGTTCCGGAAGAGCTATGACAGCATGTATCCACCCATGCCACCAACACTCCCCATTGAAACTACTACCACTGCTATGTCTGCTGCCactacaaccaccaccaccactaccaccacttcTATGGAGACCACCACAGTCACCGTTACACCAGCTTCCTTGCCCCTGGAGAttccctccctctgtcctccttttttaatgCAACCCATGCCTGTGGTGGTGCCACCACCAGAAAGTGAACCCCCCCGCGTGTCTCCTGAGTGCTTAAAATCCCTGTGGTTTCGAGGGGAAGATGAGGAAGGTGGCAGTGCCTCTGGAGTACTTGATCCTCTTCGCGGGAGTTTCCCAACAACCCGGCGCTTCTCCCGTACCAAATTCACAGAGTTTCAGTCTCAGGCTTTACAATCCTTCTTTGAGTCCAGTGCTTACCCCAAAGATGGAGAAGTTGAGCGGCTGTCAGCACTCTTGGGGTTGCCAAACCGAGTcattgtggtttggttccaaaatgCCCGCCAGAAGGCCCGAAAGTGTGGAGGTGGTGAAGCTGGAATGGGCAGTGGAAATGCTAACACACAGCCCTCCTGCAAGAAATGCCGGGTATCTTTCCGCTGCATCTTTGAACTGGTGCGCCACCTCAAAAAATGCTACAATGACCAGCCTGAGGAGGGAGAtggagatggggcagaggaagaaaatgaatccCCTGAGGatgaggaacaggaggaggaagaagaagagcagcagcaacaggagccTTCAGGGACAGAGGGAGAAACTAAGATGGATAGTACTGAAGAAAAAGCCGTAGAGGAACAACCAGTTCCAGCAGACCCACCAGACATTTCAAGCAACCATGCCTGTGATCAGTGCACAGCTAAATTTTCAAGCGCCGATCTCCTCAGTATCCACTGTGTCAGTCATATGCCAGCAACAGCAACTCCACTGGCCACTACTGCTCCCCAACCCTCCCTAGATTTGGCACCCTTAGTATATGGCGAACGTACTGCCTATCCGGATTCATCCCGAGCACAGAAGCGGAAGCATGAGGATGGGAGTCTATCGCCCACTGGGAGTGAGTGTGCCAGTGTGGCAGGTGGGGATGGTGAGCCCCCGCGGGACAAGCGCCTGCGCACTACTATTTTGCCAGAGCAGTTGGAGATTCTGTACCGCTGGTACATGCAGGATTCCAATCCCACCCGAAAGATGCTTGATTGTATCTCTGAGGAGGTTGGGCTCAAAAAGAGGGTAGTCCAAGTGTGGTTCCAGAATACAAGAGCCCGTGAGAGGAAGGGCCAGTTTCGGTGTAACACCAGCACCACAAACCCAAACAGTAAGCCCTCACCAGGACTCCCCACTGCTTTCCCAAAATTCAGTCCTTCACCACGAGACCCACCTATCCTTTATGGTGCTTCCTTCACCTCCAGTCTCCCTGCAATGAGCTTGCACCCACTACCAGCTAAGCCAGAGGTCTCTGCTGATCTGCAAACACAAGAAGAAACAGTTGAAGAAGAGATGCCCAAGGAGAATGAAGACCGGAGCCTGTCAGGAGGGGAGCTAAGTGATTCatcctcatcttcatcttcattgaCTGATCTGGATTTCTCTGGCAGCCGGCGGAGTCGAGCAATGGATGGTGGATCTGGAGGCATGCAAGACTCTTTGGGCCAACGGCGGTATCGCACACAAATGTCCAGCCTCCAGCTTAAGATCATGAAGGCTTGCTATGAGGCCTACCGAACTCCCACCATGCAGGAGTGTGAAGTGTTAGGCGAGGAGATAGGGTTGCCCAAGCGGGTAATTCAGGTCTGGTTTCAGAATGCCAGGGCTAAAGAGAAAAAGGCTAAGGCATCCACTGGTGGTACCAGCGGTGGTGATGAAGGCCCCCTCAATGCCCAGGCTCAGTCTGAGTGCCCCTACTGTGAAGTCAAGTATGATTTTTATGTGTCTTGCCGTGGACACCTCTTCTCTAGGGGCCATCTAGCTCGACTCAAAGAGGCTATCAAGGCCCAGCTCAAGAGTGAGAGCAAGTGCTATGAGCTTGTGCCAGACAAAGGGACACCATCTCCAACTAGGCTGGGTACCTCTATGCCTCCTGCTACCGTGCCATCTTCCCTTGGGAGCATGGCATCCTTTGTGCCAG gcccttcttcttcctctggcgTTCTGAGCACCCCTTTGGCCTCCACCCAGCCAGGCCCACCCTTACCTCAGCACCTCACTCCAGAACCGTCCCAGCATGGTCCCTCAACAGAACCTgctcctgctccagagaccacCCTGAGCGACAGCCAGGCAGACCCCACTCCAAATTCAGCCCAGGAACCCTCCTTGTCCTCAACTGCCACACTGAAGAACCTCAAGACGTTAAAGGCCACAGTGCCGGCTCTTTTGGGTGGCCAGTTCCTGCCCTTCCCTTTGCCGGCAGCAACAGCGACTGCCCCCTCACTGTTTGGAGCCCAGCTGCCTGGGGCTTACTTCCAGCAGCTTTATGGCATGAAGAAGGGGCTCTTTCCCATGAACCCTGTCATACCTCAGACACTTATGGGGCTGCTGCCCAGTCCCCTGCTCCCAACACCCACGCCTGAGCCACCGGTTGAGGTGTCGGAGGCCCCTGGCATCTCTACGGTTGATGTGACTCACCAATACCTTTGCCGCCAGTGCAAGGCAGCCTTTGAGAGCGAAGGGGCAGCTGCAGCCCACCAGGCCGCTTTCTGCTACTTTGGGCGCCAGCCCCCTGCCGCCCCGCCTCCGCTGCGTGTGCCTGTGTGCACCTACCACTGCCTGGCCTGCGAGGTGCTTGTGAGTGGGCGTGAGGCACTGGGGGCCCACCTGCGCTCCAGCGCTCACCGGCGCAAGGCCGGATCCAACGCAGCAACCGCATCGGTGTTTGCCAAAGAGGAATCCAAATTACCTCACTCGGACTCCAACCCAAAAAGTAACGCTACCTCTACGACACTACTAGCTTTATAG